A genome region from Hevea brasiliensis isolate MT/VB/25A 57/8 chromosome 7, ASM3005281v1, whole genome shotgun sequence includes the following:
- the LOC110659926 gene encoding uncharacterized protein LOC110659926 isoform X1 — MCTTFATMRLLLTTASTSFLFSSHSLDFPSKSHKTGNPILSHTCPARRKSSSLSKLTWLCGHVRRDQDMDCWKAEDENMVSMFGGTDEDTGTQIPTQAQSIVEGSSTVVVSEYKPVPDVDYLQELLAIQQQGPRAIGFFGTRNMGFMHQELIEILSYALVITKNHIFTSGASGTNAAVIRGALRAEKPELLTVILPQSLKKQSPESQELLAKVQNVIEKPHYDQLPLIEASRLCNMDIISHVQQVICFAFHDSKLLMETCQEAKNLRKIVTLFYLD; from the exons ATGTGCACAACCTTTGCCACTATGAGACTTTTGTTAACCACTGCATcaacttcctttcttttttcttctcacTCTTTAGATTTCCCCTCTAAATCCCATAAAACAGGAAACCCTATCCTCAGCCATACATGTCCTGCTAGAAGGAAGTCTTCATCTCTCTCCAAACTGACG TGGCTTTGTGGACATGTGAGAAGAGATCAAGACATGGATTGTTGGAAAGCTGAAGATGAAAATATGGTGTCCATGTTTGGTGGTACTGATGAAGATACTGGCACCCAAATTCCAACCCAAGCCCAATCTATTGTGGAAGGATCAAGCACAGTTGTAGTGTCAGAGTATAAGCCTGTTCCCGACGTAGACTATTTACAG GAGTTATTAGCCATTCAACAACAGGGGCCTAGAGCTATTGGCTTTTTTGGTACACGGAATATGGGATTCATGCATCAAGAACTCATTGAGATTCTTAGTTATGCTCTGGTTATAACA AAAAATCACATTTTTACATCAGGTGCATCAGGGACTAATGCAGCTGTTATCAGAGGTGCTTTAAGAGCAGAAAAGCCAGAGCTGCTTACAGTAATATTGCCTCAGAGTTTGAAAAAACAATCGCCCGAGAGCCAGGAATTATTGGCAAAA GTGCAAAATGTGATAGAGAAGCCTCACTATGATCAACTACCACTGATTGAAGCCAGCAG GCTGTGTAATATGGACATTATTTCTCATGTACAACAAGTCATTTGCTTTGCCTTCCATGATAGCAAGTTGCTCATGGAAACTTGTCAAGAAGCAAAAAACCTCCGGAAAATTGTGACTCTCTTTTACCTGGACTGA
- the LOC110659925 gene encoding acyl carrier protein 2, mitochondrial, producing the protein MAARGALLKYFRVNVQTVPQNPRLNTGLSALSFNAIFRRFSEEVRGSFLDKSEVADRVISVVKNFQKVDPSKVTPNAHFQNDLGLDSLDSVEVVMALEEEFGFEIPDNEADKISSVNLAVDFIASHPQAK; encoded by the exons ATGGCGGCGAGAGGAGCTTTGCTAAAGTACTTTAGAGTTAATGTTCAGACcgtacctcaaaaccctagactcAATACCGGCCTCTCTGCCCTTTCATTCAATGCAATATTTCGCCGTTTCTCTGAGGAGGTGAGGGGCTCCTTCCTCGACAAATCCGAGGTCGCGGATCGTGTCATCAGTGTCGTCAAGAACTTCCAGAAGGTCGATCCTTCCAAG GTCACACCAAATGCCCATTTCCAAAATGATCTTGGGTTAGATAGTTTGGACAGCGTGGAGGTTGTGATGGCCCTTGAAGAAGAGTTTGGCTTTGAGATCCCAGATAACGAAGCAGATAAGATCAGTTCCGTCAACCTTGCTGTTGACTTTATAGCTTCACACCCTCAGGCGAAATAG
- the LOC110659926 gene encoding uncharacterized protein LOC110659926 isoform X2: MDCWKAEDENMVSMFGGTDEDTGTQIPTQAQSIVEGSSTVVVSEYKPVPDVDYLQELLAIQQQGPRAIGFFGTRNMGFMHQELIEILSYALVITKNHIFTSGASGTNAAVIRGALRAEKPELLTVILPQSLKKQSPESQELLAKVQNVIEKPHYDQLPLIEASRLCNMDIISHVQQVICFAFHDSKLLMETCQEAKNLRKIVTLFYLD; the protein is encoded by the exons ATGGATTGTTGGAAAGCTGAAGATGAAAATATGGTGTCCATGTTTGGTGGTACTGATGAAGATACTGGCACCCAAATTCCAACCCAAGCCCAATCTATTGTGGAAGGATCAAGCACAGTTGTAGTGTCAGAGTATAAGCCTGTTCCCGACGTAGACTATTTACAG GAGTTATTAGCCATTCAACAACAGGGGCCTAGAGCTATTGGCTTTTTTGGTACACGGAATATGGGATTCATGCATCAAGAACTCATTGAGATTCTTAGTTATGCTCTGGTTATAACA AAAAATCACATTTTTACATCAGGTGCATCAGGGACTAATGCAGCTGTTATCAGAGGTGCTTTAAGAGCAGAAAAGCCAGAGCTGCTTACAGTAATATTGCCTCAGAGTTTGAAAAAACAATCGCCCGAGAGCCAGGAATTATTGGCAAAA GTGCAAAATGTGATAGAGAAGCCTCACTATGATCAACTACCACTGATTGAAGCCAGCAG GCTGTGTAATATGGACATTATTTCTCATGTACAACAAGTCATTTGCTTTGCCTTCCATGATAGCAAGTTGCTCATGGAAACTTGTCAAGAAGCAAAAAACCTCCGGAAAATTGTGACTCTCTTTTACCTGGACTGA